The Thermodesulfobacteriota bacterium genome includes a window with the following:
- a CDS encoding M23 family metallopeptidase, with translation MLKSRFPITVFGLLIFFLILAVAALKFEFFKPEVRIAPDVNRVGTEKTITITAKDRLSGLREIEVTLLQGGKKVEMARQSFPRGGLLLRGNVKRHSTPVTLRPLGAGLVNGEAVLRVSVRDYSWWGWFSGNRRIIDKKVSIDSRPPDVYALSTAHNINLGGSGLVVYQAENDVPVSGVYVGRKFYRGYPKPEGPKGVYVAYFALPWDAPADVPLYLAARDEAGNTARVPFTYRIKTRRFRADNIALSPAFLQTKMPELMQHYPDLKGSHEEVFVQVNHKIRVENDRKVAEICSRSEAGPLWTGAFLRMQNAAPMGLFADQRIYTYNGQEIDRAVHLGIDLASNERAPIQAANTGKIIFTGYLGIYGNTVIMDHGQGIFSLYAHLSSINVAPGQMVEKGMVLGCSGSTGLAGGDHLHFSMLVGGTFVNPVEWWDEHWIQDNVTLKLSN, from the coding sequence CCCATCACTGTATTCGGACTACTAATATTCTTTTTAATACTTGCAGTAGCCGCATTAAAATTTGAATTTTTTAAGCCGGAGGTGCGCATTGCACCTGATGTTAACCGCGTAGGCACGGAAAAGACCATAACTATTACCGCTAAAGACAGGCTGAGCGGACTCAGGGAAATAGAGGTAACCCTTCTCCAGGGAGGTAAAAAGGTAGAAATGGCAAGGCAGTCTTTTCCCAGAGGAGGCCTGCTTTTGAGAGGAAACGTAAAAAGACACTCTACGCCTGTAACGCTTCGCCCTCTTGGCGCGGGGCTGGTTAATGGTGAGGCCGTTCTCCGGGTATCGGTCCGGGATTATTCATGGTGGGGGTGGTTTTCAGGCAACAGGCGCATCATAGATAAAAAGGTCTCCATTGACAGCAGGCCGCCTGACGTTTATGCCCTGAGCACCGCCCATAATATCAACCTGGGGGGCAGCGGGCTCGTTGTCTATCAGGCAGAGAATGATGTTCCGGTGAGCGGTGTCTATGTAGGCCGGAAATTCTATCGCGGGTATCCAAAACCGGAAGGCCCTAAAGGGGTTTATGTGGCCTATTTCGCCTTGCCGTGGGACGCACCGGCCGATGTTCCCCTATACCTTGCCGCTCGCGACGAGGCCGGCAATACGGCACGGGTGCCCTTTACGTATCGTATAAAAACCCGCCGGTTCAGGGCAGATAATATCGCTCTCTCTCCGGCCTTTCTGCAGACCAAGATGCCGGAGCTTATGCAACATTATCCAGACCTTAAGGGGAGCCATGAAGAGGTCTTTGTGCAGGTTAACCACAAAATCAGGGTTGAAAATGACCGCAAAGTAGCGGAGATCTGTTCCCGTTCTGAGGCCGGGCCGCTCTGGACCGGGGCATTTCTGCGTATGCAAAACGCAGCGCCCATGGGCCTCTTTGCCGATCAGCGTATCTACACCTACAACGGGCAGGAAATAGACCGTGCTGTCCATCTGGGTATTGATTTGGCCTCAAACGAACGGGCGCCCATCCAGGCCGCCAATACCGGCAAGATTATCTTTACCGGATACCTCGGTATTTACGGGAATACCGTTATCATGGACCACGGGCAGGGGATCTTCAGCCTGTATGCCCACTTAAGCAGCATCAATGTCGCTCCCGGGCAAATGGTGGAAAAGGGGATGGTGTTGGGCTGCTCAGGTTCTACCGGTCTGGCCGGCGGCGACCACCTCCACTTTTCCATGCTGGTAGGCGGGACATTTGTCAATCCGGTCGAGTGGTGGGATGAACACTGGATCCAGGATAATGTCACCTTGAAATTATCCAACTGA
- the mutL gene encoding DNA mismatch repair endonuclease MutL has product MAKIRILSESLTNQIAAGEVIERPASVVKELIENALDARAKRIEVEVTGGGQQLIRVIDNGEGMDREDILLSLERHATSKIATDTDLFHINTLGFRGEALPSIASVSRMALISRRRGDISGHRVIIHYGRIKEVLETGCPEGTVVEVRDLFGNLPARRKFLKSYDTETGHIQDVVEHIALAACAVQFIFSNDGRGVFTTSSGEKPEDRLQAIFHLDHSSKLIPVSNVRGEIALSGYIAGPEINRASLRSLCIFINGRFVRDRIIQHAVLEAYESFLMKGRYPVGALYVMLPPAGVDVNVHPTKHEVRFKEPKLIHQIVSEGIRAAILSRQKAGGPGPAETHRSWEPYREPYKSACGVAIHQTQGLFSEEPLKVGGSVQEKAAPYTGSLPLTQPPPSDLRLIGQLAASYLLCQSEEGLIIIDQHAAHERILFESLKDRLRKGGIDSQQLLFPVTLELARSEREALSGHLADFAALGMEIAPFGGETFVIRAAPAILSNRDIKGLVESALAIMATAGGSFLDERLLNDILALMACHAAIKAGQPLTVEEMESLLQQLNSCPVSSNCPHGRPIRQLYTYYELEKGFKRK; this is encoded by the coding sequence TTGGCAAAAATCAGGATACTCTCTGAATCCCTTACCAATCAGATTGCGGCCGGAGAGGTCATCGAACGTCCGGCCTCGGTGGTGAAAGAACTCATTGAAAACGCCTTAGATGCCCGGGCAAAGCGCATAGAGGTGGAGGTAACGGGCGGCGGACAGCAGCTTATCCGGGTCATAGATAATGGCGAGGGGATGGATCGTGAGGATATCCTCCTTTCTCTGGAACGCCACGCCACCAGCAAGATTGCGACCGATACGGACCTGTTCCACATTAACACCCTGGGATTCAGGGGAGAGGCCCTGCCCAGCATCGCCTCCGTCTCCAGGATGGCACTGATATCCCGTCGCCGCGGTGATATATCCGGGCATCGGGTTATCATCCATTATGGCCGCATAAAAGAAGTCCTGGAAACGGGCTGCCCGGAAGGGACAGTGGTTGAAGTAAGGGATCTCTTCGGCAACCTGCCGGCCCGCCGGAAGTTCCTTAAGTCATACGACACGGAGACCGGACATATCCAGGACGTCGTTGAGCATATAGCGCTTGCCGCCTGCGCCGTGCAATTTATCTTCTCTAATGATGGGCGCGGGGTGTTTACCACTTCATCCGGCGAAAAGCCCGAGGATCGCCTGCAAGCCATATTTCATCTTGACCACAGCAGTAAACTGATCCCGGTGTCAAATGTCCGCGGAGAGATAGCCCTCTCCGGTTATATAGCCGGGCCGGAGATAAACCGGGCCTCTTTACGGTCCCTCTGCATCTTTATCAACGGACGTTTTGTACGTGACCGGATCATCCAGCATGCCGTCCTTGAGGCCTACGAAAGCTTCCTTATGAAGGGACGCTATCCGGTCGGAGCCCTCTACGTAATGCTTCCTCCGGCCGGGGTGGATGTAAATGTGCACCCAACCAAACATGAGGTTCGTTTCAAGGAACCCAAGTTGATACATCAGATAGTCAGTGAAGGCATCCGCGCGGCCATTCTCTCCCGGCAAAAAGCCGGAGGGCCGGGACCGGCCGAGACGCACCGCTCATGGGAACCATATAGAGAACCCTATAAATCTGCCTGCGGCGTGGCTATCCATCAGACACAGGGCCTCTTTTCTGAAGAACCTCTAAAGGTCGGGGGCAGTGTGCAGGAAAAAGCGGCTCCATACACCGGTTCTCTTCCATTGACCCAACCCCCACCTTCTGATTTGCGACTTATCGGCCAGTTGGCCGCAAGCTACCTCCTTTGCCAGTCGGAAGAAGGGCTGATTATCATCGACCAGCATGCCGCTCACGAACGCATCCTTTTTGAGAGTCTCAAAGACAGACTCCGGAAGGGTGGGATTGATAGCCAGCAACTCCTCTTTCCTGTAACCCTTGAACTGGCCCGATCCGAAAGAGAGGCCTTATCCGGCCATCTTGCGGATTTCGCCGCATTGGGGATGGAGATAGCCCCGTTTGGCGGAGAAACCTTTGTTATCCGGGCTGCGCCCGCCATACTCTCCAACCGGGATATAAAGGGATTGGTGGAATCGGCCCTGGCTATCATGGCCACTGCCGGAGGCTCGTTCCTGGACGAAAGACTCCTTAATGATATTCTGGCCCTTATGGCCTGCCACGCCGCCATAAAAGCCGGACAACCGCTGACGGTCGAGGAAATGGAGAGCCTTTTGCAGCAGCTTAACTCCTGTCCCGTTTCTTCAAACTGCCCGCATGGCCGGCCCATCCGGCAGCTCTACACGTACTATGAATTGGAAAAAGGCTTCAAGCGTAAATAA
- the miaA gene encoding tRNA (adenosine(37)-N6)-dimethylallyltransferase MiaA — MNWKKASSVNKKLPLIIIAGPTGVGKTGLSIALARESGGEIINADSMQIYRLMDIGTAKPSPEERKLAPHHLLDIVYPDEVYNAARYRQDAERVIGDISGREKCAFVAGGTGLYIKALTRGLFYLPVADETIRQTLRNEMEKNGPDRLYAELKEVDPGTAEKIHSHDKVRILRAIEVFRLTGKPISVYQSEHEFSDSKYDTLKIGLELERDKLYERIEIRSHEMLEAGLIDEVKGLLAAGYANDLKPMQSLGYRHVIRYLEGEYTFDEMLRTMIRDTRRYAKRQLTWFRGDPEIKWYAPSDADEIVRQVRLFLQRS, encoded by the coding sequence ATGAATTGGAAAAAGGCTTCAAGCGTAAATAAAAAACTGCCGCTGATTATCATTGCCGGGCCGACGGGAGTTGGAAAGACCGGCCTGTCCATTGCGCTGGCCCGGGAGTCCGGCGGTGAGATCATAAATGCCGATTCCATGCAGATTTATAGGCTGATGGACATCGGCACGGCCAAGCCTTCACCAGAGGAAAGAAAACTGGCGCCGCACCATCTCCTGGATATCGTCTATCCGGATGAGGTGTATAATGCCGCCCGCTACCGGCAGGATGCGGAAAGGGTTATCGGGGATATATCCGGGCGGGAGAAATGCGCCTTTGTGGCCGGAGGAACCGGCCTTTATATCAAGGCCCTGACGCGCGGCCTCTTTTATCTTCCGGTTGCAGACGAGACCATACGCCAGACGTTACGGAACGAAATGGAAAAAAACGGCCCGGACCGCCTCTATGCAGAATTGAAAGAGGTAGATCCGGGGACCGCCGAGAAAATCCACAGCCACGATAAGGTGCGCATCCTGCGGGCCATCGAGGTATTCCGCCTGACCGGCAAACCTATTTCAGTTTATCAATCCGAGCATGAATTTAGCGACAGCAAATATGACACGTTAAAAATAGGGCTTGAACTCGAGCGTGATAAGCTTTATGAAAGGATCGAGATTCGCTCACATGAGATGTTGGAGGCGGGCCTGATTGATGAGGTCAAGGGACTTCTTGCGGCCGGTTACGCTAATGACCTCAAACCCATGCAGTCGCTCGGCTATCGGCACGTCATCCGGTATCTCGAAGGTGAATACACCTTTGATGAGATGCTGCGTACCATGATCCGGGACACCAGGCGTTATGCCAAGAGACAGTTGACGTGGTTCAGAGGCGACCCGGAAATAAAGTGGTATGCGCCGTCGGATGCAGATGAAATCGTCCGGCAGGTAAGGTTGTTTTTGCAAAGATCGTAA
- a CDS encoding DUF3786 domain-containing protein yields MPFEEAYQESISLARKTLAVMEPEPISIRTGGRWEGNARGEGLLHLTFWAGECAIHFPEVEIEVITGPKTLKPTEQIVILHYLIHARGVPITGNWITFRQVPSGQFYYEPFVKRCIKPFTGLFGRHPEILREFSKGLPTLSSIGLGDISLVCRPLPNIPLAFVLWQGDDEFPAEGNILFDETIPSFLPTEDIVVLASILTYGLLGRGRKLLE; encoded by the coding sequence ATGCCTTTTGAAGAGGCTTACCAGGAATCGATCTCGTTAGCCAGGAAAACATTGGCCGTGATGGAGCCGGAACCAATCTCCATAAGAACCGGCGGCCGCTGGGAAGGAAACGCCCGGGGCGAAGGGCTCCTCCATCTCACTTTCTGGGCCGGAGAGTGCGCCATCCACTTCCCGGAAGTGGAAATCGAAGTTATCACCGGCCCAAAAACGCTAAAACCAACGGAACAAATCGTTATCCTCCATTACCTGATACACGCCCGGGGAGTTCCGATCACGGGAAACTGGATAACCTTCCGGCAGGTCCCGTCCGGCCAGTTTTACTATGAACCTTTCGTCAAGAGGTGCATTAAGCCTTTCACCGGTTTATTTGGCCGTCACCCGGAGATATTGCGGGAATTTTCCAAGGGGCTGCCTACCCTGTCCTCTATTGGGCTGGGCGACATCTCGCTCGTGTGTCGTCCGCTCCCCAATATCCCCCTAGCCTTTGTACTCTGGCAGGGGGATGACGAATTCCCGGCAGAAGGAAACATCCTCTTTGATGAAACGATCCCTTCCTTCCTCCCTACGGAAGACATAGTGGTGCTTGCCAGTATCCTTACCTATGGTCTTCTCGGCCGGGGGAGGAAACTTCTCGAATAA
- a CDS encoding RidA family protein, with protein sequence MKKIITTKAAPEAIGPYSQAVMAGGQLFISGQIALDPVTGEMVNVDIAAETGQILKNLGAILRAAGMGYADVVQATVYLRDLNDFAAMNAVYGEFFKDDPPARATVEVSGLPKDARVEMAFIAVKN encoded by the coding sequence ATGAAAAAGATCATTACTACAAAAGCGGCGCCGGAGGCCATAGGGCCGTATAGTCAGGCGGTCATGGCCGGCGGCCAGTTGTTCATCTCCGGGCAGATCGCCCTTGACCCGGTCACCGGAGAGATGGTCAATGTAGATATAGCCGCCGAGACCGGGCAGATTCTGAAAAATCTTGGGGCGATATTAAGAGCGGCAGGTATGGGCTATGCGGATGTGGTGCAGGCTACTGTCTATCTGAGAGACTTGAATGACTTTGCCGCCATGAATGCCGTCTATGGTGAATTCTTTAAAGACGATCCGCCGGCCCGGGCCACCGTGGAGGTTTCCGGGTTGCCCAAAGACGCGCGGGTAGAGATGGCCTTTATTGCAGTGAAAAATTAA
- a CDS encoding YkgJ family cysteine cluster protein: MNETMTLGLDDIFPFDCRKGLNCFNRCCRDINLFLTPYDIMRLKNNLGLSSRKFLDTYTAAIYMEEIGHPLVVMKMIGDEKLCPFSSPDGCRVYPDRPWSCRIFPLEPCIDKARDSRPATPLYSVVKRPFCLGFNEKNFPWGKGDTGGLPGENNLLTIRKWRERQGTAVYEEMNDLWSQVTLSERFPAGGLDKTGIQMFFLASYSLDEFAQLVCRQGFLDTYNLKGEEIRPALQDELSLFKFACRWLRVALLGEKIPLISD, from the coding sequence ATGAACGAGACAATGACGCTTGGCCTGGATGACATATTTCCCTTTGACTGCCGGAAGGGCTTGAACTGCTTCAACCGGTGCTGCCGGGATATCAACCTTTTTCTGACTCCTTACGACATAATGCGCCTAAAAAATAATCTGGGACTCTCATCGAGAAAATTCCTGGATACATATACTGCGGCCATCTATATGGAAGAGATCGGCCACCCCCTGGTGGTAATGAAGATGATAGGGGACGAGAAACTCTGCCCGTTTTCCAGTCCGGATGGATGCCGGGTATATCCAGACCGCCCTTGGTCATGCCGCATCTTTCCGCTGGAACCATGTATTGACAAAGCCAGGGACAGCAGACCGGCAACGCCCTTGTATTCAGTAGTTAAGAGGCCATTTTGCCTGGGCTTTAATGAAAAAAATTTTCCTTGGGGAAAGGGGGATACAGGGGGATTGCCAGGAGAAAATAACTTGTTAACCATAAGGAAATGGCGGGAGAGACAAGGGACGGCCGTTTACGAAGAGATGAACGACCTGTGGTCTCAGGTAACCCTTAGCGAGAGGTTTCCCGCCGGCGGTCTGGACAAAACGGGCATACAGATGTTCTTTCTCGCCAGTTACAGCCTGGACGAATTCGCTCAACTGGTGTGCAGACAAGGCTTCCTGGATACATACAACCTTAAGGGCGAAGAGATAAGGCCAGCGTTACAAGACGAACTTTCTCTCTTTAAGTTTGCGTGCAGGTGGCTTCGGGTTGCGTTGCTTGGTGAAAAAATACCACTTATTAGCGACTAG
- a CDS encoding Xaa-Pro peptidase family protein yields the protein MNATPVFKSDILKARTQRLQEKMQTLGIAGALIRQNADLYYFSGTLQDAYLFVPLSGAPLLMVRRNPARARAESSLENVIPFGGVREITKTIAGHGYDVPGFLGLEMDVIPAKLYLYLRNDVFPGVEITDIAHAIREVRMLKSPLEIEWLRQAAGQLNSVIKEVPDLLRPGMTELELSIELEYRLRRAGHQGFMRMRAWNQELFFGHILSGPSGAEPSYFKGATGGRGINPAFSQGASSKVISVGEPVSIDLGGCVNGYMTDQTRMFALGFLPEELKKAYEAVIEIHYGLREKIRVGETCGRIYEWASDKAASLGYADNFMGCGEARMPFIGHGIGLEVDELPVFSARNPLRLEAGMTFAVEPKLIFPGVGHIGVEDTYVLTPEGLEAITTSPDEMVIINPR from the coding sequence ATGAATGCTACGCCTGTTTTTAAAAGCGACATCTTAAAGGCCCGCACACAGCGGCTCCAGGAAAAGATGCAGACGTTGGGCATCGCTGGGGCCCTCATAAGACAGAATGCAGACCTTTACTATTTTAGCGGCACGCTGCAGGATGCGTATCTTTTTGTGCCCCTGAGCGGCGCGCCCCTTCTCATGGTCAGGCGCAATCCGGCACGGGCGAGAGCGGAGTCTTCCCTTGAAAACGTCATACCGTTTGGCGGTGTGCGGGAGATAACCAAGACGATAGCCGGGCATGGTTATGATGTCCCGGGGTTTCTGGGCCTGGAAATGGATGTCATCCCGGCCAAGCTATATCTTTATTTAAGAAATGACGTATTTCCGGGAGTGGAAATAACAGACATCGCTCATGCCATTCGCGAGGTGCGGATGCTCAAGTCTCCCCTGGAGATAGAATGGCTGCGGCAGGCCGCCGGACAATTGAACAGCGTTATTAAAGAAGTGCCGGATTTATTGCGGCCGGGGATGACCGAACTGGAACTTTCCATTGAGCTTGAATACCGGCTCCGCCGGGCCGGCCACCAGGGATTTATGCGTATGCGGGCCTGGAATCAGGAACTCTTCTTTGGGCACATACTATCCGGGCCGTCCGGCGCGGAACCTTCTTACTTTAAGGGGGCCACCGGAGGCAGGGGTATCAATCCGGCCTTCAGCCAGGGGGCGTCAAGCAAGGTTATCTCGGTGGGGGAGCCGGTTAGCATTGACCTGGGAGGATGTGTAAATGGTTATATGACCGACCAGACCAGGATGTTTGCCCTCGGTTTCCTGCCCGAGGAGTTGAAAAAGGCTTATGAGGCGGTCATTGAGATACACTATGGACTCCGGGAAAAGATAAGGGTGGGCGAGACCTGTGGCCGCATCTATGAATGGGCCTCTGACAAGGCGGCCTCTCTGGGCTATGCGGACAACTTTATGGGCTGTGGAGAGGCCAGAATGCCGTTTATCGGCCACGGCATAGGGTTGGAAGTAGATGAGCTGCCGGTCTTTTCGGCCCGGAATCCCCTGCGGCTGGAGGCCGGGATGACTTTTGCCGTCGAGCCAAAGCTCATCTTCCCCGGGGTGGGGCACATAGGCGTTGAAGATACCTACGTTCTTACGCCGGAGGGCCTTGAGGCGATCACCACGTCACCGGATGAGATGGTGATTATCAACCCCAGGTAA
- a CDS encoding response regulator: MSNTAHPKILVVDDDKLTLDILTSMLERDGYQVTPVTSGKEALASLGREFYNLILTDLVMDGMDGLTLLKEAKKISPESVVLMITGHSSVETAVNAMYAGAMDYILKPCEQADLLFKVQRALDRQRLGKIAKQKEKQDALLELVRGLADTLNNRMTTVVALGDLALGHLQHSEIEKARDRLKSAVEAALRVTEVVNELLMVTSYVKKEGLFTADIPFIFSSLRKKFAPFTIKVTGDGQALSVKALDNISLAFEKIVQNAVEVMHGKGGIEVNINRIRDQNMVEIRFIDQGSGITREDISRVFLPFFTTKGTQSPGLGLWTAYQIVTGSNGTIHIESEAGKGTTVIVRLLIAEAQN, translated from the coding sequence ATGTCCAATACAGCACACCCCAAAATTCTGGTTGTAGATGATGACAAGCTCACGCTGGACATCCTGACCAGCATGCTGGAACGAGACGGGTATCAGGTCACGCCGGTCACCAGCGGCAAAGAGGCCCTGGCCAGCCTGGGCCGTGAATTTTATAACCTGATCCTTACCGACCTGGTCATGGATGGCATGGATGGGCTCACCCTGCTTAAAGAGGCCAAAAAAATCTCGCCGGAATCGGTAGTCCTCATGATAACCGGGCATTCCTCCGTTGAAACGGCCGTAAATGCCATGTATGCCGGGGCCATGGACTACATCCTTAAACCCTGTGAACAGGCTGATCTACTCTTTAAGGTGCAACGAGCCTTGGACAGACAACGCCTGGGGAAAATAGCCAAGCAAAAAGAGAAACAAGACGCCCTTCTGGAACTGGTGCGGGGCCTAGCCGACACATTGAACAACAGGATGACCACGGTAGTGGCCCTGGGGGACCTTGCCCTCGGACATCTGCAGCATAGCGAGATAGAGAAGGCCAGAGACCGCTTAAAATCTGCTGTTGAGGCCGCGCTGCGCGTCACGGAAGTAGTCAACGAACTTCTTATGGTTACTTCCTACGTCAAAAAAGAAGGGTTATTTACGGCAGATATTCCCTTTATTTTCTCCTCACTCCGAAAAAAATTTGCGCCCTTCACCATAAAGGTTACCGGTGACGGGCAGGCCCTGTCCGTGAAGGCCTTAGACAATATCTCCCTGGCCTTTGAAAAAATCGTGCAGAATGCCGTTGAGGTCATGCATGGCAAAGGAGGTATCGAGGTTAACATAAACCGGATCAGGGATCAGAACATGGTCGAGATTCGATTTATTGACCAGGGATCGGGGATCACGCGCGAAGATATCTCCAGGGTCTTTCTGCCTTTCTTTACTACAAAAGGGACCCAGTCGCCGGGGCTTGGTTTATGGACAGCTTATCAGATAGTGACCGGGTCAAATGGGACCATCCACATCGAAAGTGAGGCCGGGAAAGGAACAACGGTAATAGTCAGGTTGCTGATAGCCGAGGCTCAAAACTGA
- a CDS encoding secondary thiamine-phosphate synthase enzyme YjbQ, whose product MSAAITIKTTNQTELIDITRQVERVLKEKGVQNGLCCIFVPHTTAGVTINEGADPDVQKDILAVLNEVIPFRFPYRHAEGNSPAHIKASIMGSSVKVIVESGKFLLGTWQSIFFCEFDGPRTRKVYVKVIEG is encoded by the coding sequence ATGTCTGCCGCTATCACCATAAAGACGACAAATCAGACTGAATTAATAGACATAACCAGACAGGTAGAGCGGGTTTTAAAGGAAAAAGGCGTCCAGAACGGCTTGTGCTGTATCTTTGTGCCCCATACCACCGCCGGGGTTACCATTAATGAAGGGGCGGATCCAGACGTGCAAAAGGACATCCTGGCCGTCCTGAATGAGGTAATACCTTTTCGTTTCCCCTACCGTCACGCTGAGGGCAACTCGCCGGCCCACATAAAGGCCAGTATCATGGGCTCTTCGGTAAAGGTAATTGTAGAATCAGGTAAGTTCTTGCTGGGGACGTGGCAGAGCATCTTTTTCTGCGAATTTGACGGCCCGCGCACTCGAAAGGTTTATGTTAAGGTCATTGAGGGGTAA
- a CDS encoding tetratricopeptide repeat protein: protein MGGFRLFNCRSYIFRAFVLFWIFLCLGCGKLPEIVILHDPLTAEEHNDLGVSYENKGEYALAEREYREALKKKKDFFNAQFNLGNLYLKMGRENEAEDAYNKAVALDPAQPDVYNNLAHLYLQGGRHPDEAQKMAEKAVSLSGPTPRRIFERRYRYLDTLGMAYLGQGEVDKALRCLEEALDIAPDEDNIFLVEVYRHLGGAYRIKGDEIQAKKYLDKALELTKKSRSF, encoded by the coding sequence ATGGGGGGATTTAGGCTTTTTAATTGCCGTAGCTATATCTTCCGGGCTTTTGTACTATTTTGGATTTTTTTGTGCCTGGGCTGCGGAAAACTGCCGGAAATCGTCATTCTTCACGATCCGCTCACGGCGGAGGAACACAATGACCTTGGTGTCTCCTACGAAAACAAGGGAGAGTATGCCTTAGCCGAACGTGAGTACCGGGAAGCGTTAAAGAAAAAGAAGGATTTTTTCAATGCCCAATTTAACCTCGGGAACCTCTACTTAAAGATGGGACGAGAGAACGAGGCGGAAGATGCCTACAACAAGGCTGTAGCCCTTGATCCCGCGCAGCCTGATGTTTATAACAATCTGGCCCATCTTTATCTTCAGGGCGGGCGCCATCCGGATGAAGCGCAAAAAATGGCTGAAAAGGCCGTGAGCTTATCCGGCCCTACGCCTCGGCGTATCTTCGAGCGGCGCTATCGTTATCTGGATACCTTGGGCATGGCTTATCTTGGTCAGGGAGAGGTTGATAAGGCGCTCCGGTGTTTAGAGGAGGCGCTTGACATTGCGCCGGATGAAGACAATATCTTTCTGGTTGAGGTCTATAGGCATCTGGGCGGGGCCTATCGGATAAAAGGGGACGAAATCCAGGCAAAAAAATATCTGGATAAGGCCCTGGAGTTGACAAAAAAAAGCCGTTCTTTTTAG
- a CDS encoding cysteine peptidase family C39 domain-containing protein — MTPFLSVAWRRNIGLLAVVLQVFLATSCSRITTRLQIIEAITSGEERGYYISSVPFIYQKDKRCGTAALAGVLHYYGDPISEEAIAGDIFSPELEGTLLSDLENFARRRGFYTRVYPGSLSDLKRHIKRNEPVIILIDEGFSVYQRLHYLVAVGYSEKRRLVIVHTGTEADALWSYGRLESAWARMNYLCLLIMPVSKATTE; from the coding sequence GTGACCCCGTTCCTTTCCGTGGCCTGGCGCAGGAATATAGGATTGCTTGCCGTCGTTCTACAGGTTTTTCTGGCAACCTCCTGCAGCCGCATAACTACACGTCTCCAGATTATCGAGGCAATTACAAGCGGAGAGGAACGAGGTTACTACATCTCTTCCGTTCCTTTTATTTATCAAAAAGATAAGCGTTGCGGGACGGCGGCCCTGGCCGGCGTCCTTCACTATTATGGGGATCCAATCAGTGAGGAGGCAATTGCCGGGGATATTTTTTCTCCGGAGCTGGAGGGCACATTGCTATCCGACCTGGAAAATTTTGCCCGCCGCCGGGGATTCTACACCCGTGTCTATCCGGGAAGTCTGTCCGACCTCAAAAGGCATATCAAACGTAATGAGCCTGTTATTATCCTTATCGATGAGGGTTTTTCAGTCTATCAGCGTCTCCACTACCTCGTAGCGGTGGGGTATAGTGAAAAGCGGAGGCTGGTGATTGTCCATACCGGGACAGAGGCCGATGCCCTCTGGTCTTACGGACGGCTGGAATCGGCCTGGGCCCGGATGAATTATCTTTGCCTCCTTATTATGCCTGTTTCTAAGGCCACAACAGAGTGA
- a CDS encoding PA2779 family protein, giving the protein MGTKLSLNGFKNPLLVFSVTVWFTAFLLFPSLATAALSGSILSSPGASLAREAELAKVRQVLENKIAAQKLKDFGLSPDEVSGKLSSMTDEQIHHLASLSDRITAGGDGVGTVIGVLFIIILVIVIIKLLDKRIIIR; this is encoded by the coding sequence ATGGGTACGAAATTGAGCTTAAATGGTTTTAAAAATCCATTACTGGTGTTCTCGGTAACCGTCTGGTTTACAGCCTTTCTCCTGTTTCCGTCTTTAGCTACGGCCGCCCTTTCTGGCTCCATTCTGAGCAGCCCGGGGGCATCTCTGGCGCGGGAGGCAGAACTGGCTAAGGTCAGGCAGGTCCTGGAGAACAAGATAGCCGCGCAGAAGCTAAAGGATTTTGGCCTGAGCCCGGATGAGGTCTCAGGCAAGCTATCTTCGATGACTGATGAACAGATTCATCACCTGGCTTCGCTTTCTGATCGCATCACCGCCGGCGGTGATGGGGTAGGCACGGTCATCGGCGTATTATTCATCATTATTCTGGTCATAGTAATTATCAAGCTTCTGGATAAAAGGATTATCATAAGATAG